In Archangium violaceum, the following are encoded in one genomic region:
- a CDS encoding TonB-dependent receptor plug domain-containing protein translates to MHSTRNAWLPALVGLVCGLAASSGGAAQTKSSPAAPASTTTGPVAQAPASSGADAPKARKPLPLPAPSSSNIPKSAPFTGPSASRPLPPPSALAGVDIPDPLAGPGADSLEESVQQLLSEAVVSTASKRSQRIADVPMTVSWIPAEELEGTGQFTLCEAIQYFPGMECRRGSMRKAAVSARGLGSNYLSNRLLLLKDGRPLTDPWTGQFYADETTPLNNLKQIEVIRGPGSSLYGSNAFSGVINIIERQPSDLMQDGRNWGVDARLLAGQDRTWRAQATAAGRGGPVEALVSYYGFGSDGPQLFNDPQIGRVDTNEDSLVHQVSGKLNVKGVALDASFTDAEIGRPGGQQISTVGNCGRCHYTPNDVERVQNFNASAQVDQQVTDNLRLFAQGYTLFKRRDVQMENAFSDTPNTALGKRRRLGAEARALLTLGDLTLTFGGDYKNDLVNNPNVLPGLTLEETRQDIAGGFVDAEYRPLSQLVVSAGARYDKYMIPEKIWQARTDQISPRASVVFHARPDLTFRANYGRAFRAPTLAELAINQQMYASTLLGNGNLRAETLDTVEASVDFWPFDRTVRVTGTGFYNLAKNFINQELLFGSTSQFKNIGDARVRGFELEAAAQVAAINSSFDVAYQFLDARALAFESRPERPLDYAPAHRVYARGRTNFGKFAFAELYALYVGDRYDPGFMTNAQTGELEQVKLPGYFTATARVGANVTKGLTVSLLGSNLFNAKYEESHGFPAPPLSIFSEVKYQY, encoded by the coding sequence ATGCACTCGACTCGAAACGCTTGGCTCCCGGCCCTCGTCGGGCTGGTGTGTGGCCTCGCCGCCAGCAGTGGTGGGGCGGCGCAGACGAAGTCTTCCCCGGCTGCTCCCGCGAGCACCACGACCGGGCCGGTGGCCCAGGCTCCGGCCTCCTCGGGCGCGGATGCCCCGAAGGCGCGCAAGCCGCTGCCGCTGCCGGCTCCGTCCTCGTCCAACATCCCCAAGAGCGCGCCCTTCACGGGGCCGTCCGCCTCGCGCCCGCTGCCTCCGCCGTCCGCCCTGGCTGGCGTGGACATCCCGGATCCGCTCGCCGGCCCCGGCGCCGACTCCCTGGAGGAGTCCGTGCAGCAGCTGCTGAGCGAGGCGGTGGTGTCCACGGCCTCCAAGCGCAGCCAGCGCATCGCGGACGTGCCGATGACGGTGTCCTGGATTCCCGCCGAGGAGCTGGAGGGCACCGGCCAGTTCACCTTGTGCGAGGCCATCCAGTACTTCCCCGGCATGGAGTGCCGGCGTGGCTCCATGCGCAAGGCGGCGGTGAGCGCGCGCGGCCTGGGCTCCAACTACCTCTCCAACCGGCTCCTGCTGCTCAAGGACGGCCGGCCGCTGACGGACCCCTGGACGGGCCAGTTCTACGCGGACGAGACCACGCCGCTGAACAACCTCAAGCAGATCGAGGTCATCCGCGGCCCCGGTTCGTCGCTGTACGGCTCCAACGCCTTCAGCGGCGTCATCAACATCATCGAGCGCCAGCCGTCGGACCTGATGCAGGACGGGCGCAACTGGGGCGTGGACGCGCGCCTGCTGGCGGGCCAGGACCGCACCTGGCGCGCGCAGGCCACCGCGGCCGGCCGCGGCGGCCCCGTGGAGGCGCTGGTCAGCTACTACGGCTTCGGCTCGGACGGCCCGCAGCTCTTCAATGATCCGCAGATTGGCCGCGTGGACACCAACGAGGACTCGCTGGTGCACCAGGTGAGCGGCAAGCTGAACGTGAAGGGCGTGGCGCTGGACGCCTCCTTCACCGACGCGGAGATCGGCCGCCCGGGTGGCCAGCAGATCTCCACCGTGGGCAACTGCGGCCGCTGCCACTACACGCCCAACGACGTCGAGCGCGTGCAGAACTTCAACGCGAGCGCCCAGGTGGACCAGCAGGTGACGGACAACCTGCGCCTGTTCGCCCAGGGCTACACGCTCTTCAAGCGCCGCGACGTGCAGATGGAGAACGCCTTCTCCGACACCCCCAACACGGCGCTCGGCAAGCGCCGCCGGCTGGGTGCCGAGGCCCGCGCGCTGCTCACCCTGGGCGACCTCACGCTCACCTTCGGTGGTGACTACAAGAACGACCTGGTCAACAACCCCAACGTGCTGCCCGGCCTGACGCTGGAGGAGACCCGGCAGGACATCGCCGGTGGCTTCGTCGACGCGGAGTACCGGCCCCTCAGCCAGCTCGTGGTCAGCGCGGGCGCTCGCTACGACAAGTACATGATCCCGGAGAAGATCTGGCAGGCGCGCACGGATCAGATCTCCCCGCGTGCCAGCGTCGTCTTCCACGCCCGGCCGGACCTGACCTTCCGCGCCAACTACGGCCGCGCCTTCCGCGCTCCCACGCTGGCGGAGCTGGCCATCAACCAGCAGATGTACGCGTCCACGCTGCTCGGCAATGGCAACCTGCGCGCCGAGACGCTGGACACCGTCGAGGCGTCGGTCGACTTCTGGCCGTTCGACCGGACGGTGCGCGTGACGGGCACGGGCTTCTACAACCTGGCGAAGAACTTCATCAACCAGGAGCTCCTCTTCGGCTCCACGTCGCAGTTCAAGAACATCGGTGATGCGCGCGTGAGGGGCTTCGAGCTGGAGGCCGCGGCGCAGGTGGCGGCCATCAACTCCTCGTTCGACGTGGCGTACCAGTTCCTGGATGCGCGCGCGCTCGCCTTCGAGAGCCGGCCCGAGCGACCGCTCGACTACGCGCCCGCCCACCGGGTGTACGCGCGTGGCCGGACGAACTTCGGCAAGTTCGCCTTCGCCGAGTTGTACGCCCTGTACGTGGGAGACCGGTATGATCCGGGCTTCATGACGAACGCCCAGACCGGAGAGCTCGAGCAGGTGAAGCTGCCTGGCTACTTCACCGCCACCGCGCGTGTGGGTGCCAACGTCACCAAGGGGCTGACGGTGTCGCTGCTCGGCTCCAACCTCTTCAACGCGAAGTACGAGGAGTCCCACGGATTCCCCGCGCCGCCGCTGAGCATCTTCAGCGAGGTCAAATACCAGTACTGA
- a CDS encoding serine/threonine-protein kinase — translation METQGSNATISRVRVGTINHVRIAGIIDETFPLTSASPDLGGLLIVDLGQVERISSFGVRRWIEFASKLPPGGISLYVVNAPPVMVDQLNMVEGFVGVARVLSVLAPYTCRTCGEDRLRLVDLQTESAVIAEGRAPEHSCPVCAGKLEFADLPSEFFDYAKRQQFGTVDPVVMRYLRATTPSAPASLSTHLKIVQDDITYVTLASELKGDLNVRRLASGLEGRVAFDFAHVSKVEPEAVPKLEQVLAMAAQGAKEVVLCRVPPPVLSALARFTKPISAKIGTLWLPCECRNCGHEHQQRALASEYLAKLRANASPERQCPICGGTARLPSVPQLMPLLNRSSLVDQPLEDIEALEPRALSQYLFGSTNVDPSGNKGSNSDISNSISASKLQVIRRLGQGGMAEVFLAKQVGVKGFEKFLVMKKILPQFAENAEFVDMLFAEARANARLTHPNVVQTFDVGMSDGVAYILMEYVRGPDLKKLMNELRRKGLALPMEHALRIVAETAAGLHYAHSYVDPAGVPHPVVHRDVSPHNVLISLDGAIKLSDFGIAKVQGEENTQAGVLKGKISYISPEAAAGRALDARNDVFALGVMLFELLTGQLPFKRDHDAATLNAIVREPAPVPSQLKPTIPQDVSDLILRALVKDPARRTPSAAAMREEIEAVMAHHRLNSSPAAVAQFFKATLGERLAEFGPITGPMSGSFPGVSGAPGLTGSGPRPPAPPSPTLEMAAPADTSAAVKPAAGARPGVGSGTGQYGAPPPVPQHPVAAPRPAPRPLPTGALPPDERTEVYRPVQQGLIAPSALPPEPPTQNEHAPAPAAQGRPSLPVPAVAPPVPPPPPPTVAARPSASVPPRASLSNSAVPPRSSGAGQQPSVPVSNRTVTQAASPAALAQVAASPRAPAAPAPAAPVAAAAPKSSPLKWVLLGGVALLIVGGVGLVAPKLFSGGGVEVINRAPGEQLYIAGLRVEDTSGLSLEGARQNVVSTAVNGRLRRFGIPVRKDLIDVHTLPEAKSESDGKGTLRIGGQPGCFVKVGADMLPGATPVTAPIDAGKELEVVVTCPNLPVWSRWVMAVPGQEIEAVPLPKN, via the coding sequence GTGGAGACGCAGGGTTCCAATGCCACTATCAGCCGCGTGCGCGTGGGTACCATCAACCACGTCCGCATCGCCGGCATCATCGACGAGACGTTCCCGCTGACGTCGGCGTCGCCAGATCTCGGTGGGCTCCTCATCGTGGATCTGGGCCAGGTGGAGCGCATCAGCTCCTTCGGCGTGCGGCGGTGGATCGAGTTCGCCAGCAAGCTGCCCCCCGGGGGCATCTCGCTGTACGTGGTCAACGCGCCACCGGTGATGGTGGACCAGCTCAACATGGTGGAGGGCTTCGTCGGTGTGGCGCGGGTGCTGTCGGTGCTCGCGCCCTACACGTGCCGCACCTGCGGGGAGGACCGGCTGCGGCTGGTGGACCTGCAGACGGAGTCGGCCGTCATCGCCGAGGGCCGTGCGCCGGAGCACTCCTGCCCCGTGTGCGCGGGCAAGCTGGAGTTCGCGGATCTGCCGAGCGAGTTCTTCGACTACGCCAAGCGCCAGCAGTTCGGCACGGTGGATCCGGTGGTCATGCGCTATCTGCGCGCCACCACGCCCAGCGCGCCGGCGTCCCTCTCCACGCACCTGAAGATCGTCCAGGACGACATCACCTACGTCACCCTGGCCAGCGAGCTGAAGGGCGACTTGAACGTGCGCCGGCTGGCCTCGGGCCTGGAGGGGCGCGTCGCGTTCGACTTCGCCCACGTCTCCAAGGTGGAGCCGGAGGCGGTGCCCAAGCTGGAGCAGGTGCTGGCCATGGCGGCGCAGGGCGCCAAGGAGGTGGTGCTGTGCCGCGTGCCACCGCCGGTGCTCAGCGCCCTGGCGCGCTTCACCAAACCGATCTCCGCGAAGATCGGCACGCTGTGGCTGCCGTGCGAGTGCCGCAACTGCGGCCATGAGCACCAGCAGCGCGCCCTGGCCTCCGAGTACCTGGCCAAGCTGCGCGCCAACGCCAGCCCGGAGCGCCAGTGCCCCATCTGCGGTGGCACCGCGCGCCTTCCCTCCGTGCCCCAGCTGATGCCGCTGCTCAACCGCTCGTCGCTGGTGGACCAGCCGCTGGAGGACATCGAGGCGCTCGAGCCGCGCGCCCTCAGCCAGTACCTCTTCGGCTCCACCAACGTGGACCCGAGCGGGAACAAGGGCAGCAACTCGGACATCAGCAACTCCATCTCCGCCAGCAAGCTTCAGGTCATCCGCCGGCTGGGCCAGGGCGGCATGGCCGAGGTGTTCCTCGCCAAGCAGGTGGGCGTGAAGGGGTTCGAGAAGTTCCTGGTGATGAAGAAGATTCTCCCGCAGTTCGCGGAGAACGCCGAGTTCGTCGACATGCTCTTCGCCGAGGCGCGGGCCAACGCGCGCCTCACGCACCCCAACGTCGTGCAGACGTTCGACGTGGGCATGTCCGACGGCGTGGCCTACATCCTCATGGAGTACGTGCGCGGCCCGGACCTCAAGAAGTTGATGAACGAGCTGCGGCGCAAGGGCCTCGCGCTGCCCATGGAGCACGCGCTGCGCATCGTCGCCGAGACGGCCGCGGGCCTGCACTACGCGCACAGCTACGTGGACCCGGCCGGCGTGCCCCACCCGGTGGTGCACCGCGACGTGAGCCCCCACAACGTCCTCATCTCGCTCGACGGCGCCATCAAGCTGAGTGACTTCGGCATCGCCAAGGTGCAGGGCGAGGAGAACACCCAGGCAGGCGTGCTCAAGGGGAAGATCTCCTATATCTCCCCGGAGGCCGCCGCGGGCCGCGCCCTGGACGCGCGCAACGACGTGTTCGCCCTGGGCGTGATGCTCTTCGAGCTGCTCACCGGCCAGCTGCCCTTCAAGCGGGACCACGACGCGGCCACGCTCAACGCGATCGTCCGCGAGCCGGCCCCCGTGCCGTCGCAGCTCAAGCCGACCATCCCCCAGGACGTGTCGGATCTCATCCTCCGCGCCCTGGTGAAGGACCCGGCGCGCCGCACGCCCTCCGCCGCCGCCATGCGCGAGGAGATCGAGGCGGTGATGGCCCACCACCGGCTCAACTCGTCGCCGGCGGCCGTGGCCCAGTTCTTCAAGGCCACGCTGGGAGAGCGGCTCGCGGAGTTCGGTCCCATCACCGGCCCGATGTCCGGCTCGTTCCCGGGCGTGAGCGGGGCGCCGGGGCTCACGGGCAGCGGGCCTCGTCCTCCCGCCCCTCCAAGCCCCACGCTGGAGATGGCGGCGCCCGCGGACACGAGCGCGGCGGTCAAGCCCGCGGCGGGCGCTCGGCCCGGAGTGGGCTCTGGCACCGGGCAGTATGGTGCTCCGCCGCCCGTGCCCCAGCACCCCGTCGCGGCCCCGCGCCCGGCGCCGAGGCCTCTGCCCACGGGAGCGCTCCCTCCGGACGAGCGCACCGAGGTCTACCGCCCGGTGCAGCAGGGCCTCATCGCCCCCAGCGCCCTGCCTCCCGAGCCTCCGACGCAGAACGAGCACGCTCCGGCGCCCGCGGCGCAGGGCCGGCCCTCGCTGCCCGTGCCGGCCGTCGCGCCCCCCGTGCCGCCTCCGCCTCCGCCGACCGTGGCGGCGCGTCCGTCGGCGTCCGTTCCGCCGCGCGCGTCTCTCTCCAATTCCGCCGTGCCGCCCCGCTCGTCCGGAGCCGGGCAGCAGCCCTCGGTCCCGGTGTCCAACCGCACGGTGACCCAGGCGGCCTCCCCGGCTGCTCTGGCTCAGGTGGCCGCGTCTCCCCGGGCTCCGGCCGCCCCGGCTCCGGCCGCTCCCGTCGCCGCCGCGGCCCCGAAGTCCTCGCCGCTCAAGTGGGTCCTCCTCGGCGGCGTCGCGCTGCTGATCGTGGGAGGGGTGGGACTGGTGGCTCCGAAGCTGTTCTCCGGCGGAGGGGTCGAGGTGATCAACCGCGCGCCGGGCGAGCAGCTCTACATCGCGGGTCTCCGGGTGGAGGACACCTCGGGCCTCAGCCTGGAAGGAGCCCGTCAGAACGTCGTCTCCACGGCGGTGAACGGACGCCTGCGCCGCTTCGGCATTCCGGTGCGCAAGGATCTCATCGACGTGCACACCCTGCCCGAGGCGAAGTCGGAGTCGGACGGCAAGGGCACGCTGCGCATCGGCGGGCAGCCGGGCTGCTTCGTCAAGGTGGGCGCGGACATGCTGCCCGGTGCCACGCCGGTGACGGCGCCCATCGATGCCGGCAAGGAACTGGAAGTCGTCGTCACCTGCCCGAACCTGCCGGTGTGGTCCCGGTGGGTGATGGCGGTGCCCGGACAGGAGATCGAGGCCGTACCGCTGCCGAAGAACTAG
- a CDS encoding lantibiotic dehydratase, giving the protein MKGWSVFPHLVVRTTGFSFERLERLRCPEAAASARKLWTARRELEGLKASGPRLRRPPPAVLAALKAGRPVEVEGLESPESFAAYNTQARAAQEAASAFEAAFTRESALVEESLAALRTEPRFLEAVASSSPPVARDLISGRDGARLKRQVASYLQRLCAKNETMSFFGPINYGRVEPDAPTGVSVRWSGPEWLVGRNTFAASWLVLGLVRAIAADPEVAPWLVLRRKSFATLPPRKGPAPPAASAEDVLPRLMEAVDGTRPLSALREALGVEWPLLLECVRFGLQRNLFTHQLEVPAASHHPLEDLAERLAGIPGQVARDHLRALEGLLRLMARYGAADAAGKMALNEELAKRARERWSVAPPAPGSSGDSHNFYQDRLPMREECGGDLRLTVGGERARELTRKLEPALGLMGEAALRTREAARAAVAALVGARTVPFWKVVAAYGDRPLPYDTTVAEALAAAIPDPAASRVELEPSVLPTPREDAHLPIVTSIDLLIGASDVEAWSRGDYELVVGDVHDTALVWGWALQFHEERRRVESEMVRALGALRRPMPFVTVLASRRTGLLPAEFPGPVVELGGVSARASAWRLPFDDLLVESDGRTARLLSTRLGSEVCLYNGEMESLVQTAFALPRIRPLRVSLGSHTPRVVLGGAVLQREQWRLEAEDRDALLACKDDRARLQTAVGIWARRGLPDHVFAKFPGERKPVLIDVRSPALLRVFVNLLEQKGEVMVSEMLPTPGQLWLGAAGGRHTAELRCCFLWGAEVRE; this is encoded by the coding sequence ATGAAGGGTTGGAGTGTCTTTCCTCACCTCGTCGTGCGCACCACCGGCTTCTCCTTCGAGCGGCTGGAGCGGCTGCGCTGTCCCGAGGCCGCGGCGAGCGCCCGGAAGTTGTGGACCGCGCGGCGTGAGTTGGAGGGGTTGAAGGCCAGCGGTCCGCGCCTGCGCCGTCCTCCGCCCGCGGTGCTGGCGGCGTTGAAGGCGGGGCGCCCGGTGGAGGTGGAGGGACTGGAGTCCCCCGAGTCCTTCGCCGCCTACAACACCCAGGCCCGGGCGGCGCAGGAGGCCGCGTCCGCCTTCGAGGCGGCGTTCACCCGGGAGTCGGCCTTGGTGGAGGAGTCGCTCGCGGCGCTGCGCACCGAGCCGCGCTTCCTGGAGGCGGTGGCCAGCTCCAGCCCTCCGGTGGCGAGGGATCTGATCTCCGGCCGGGACGGGGCGCGGCTGAAGCGGCAGGTGGCCAGCTACCTGCAGCGGCTGTGCGCGAAGAACGAGACGATGAGCTTCTTCGGCCCCATCAACTACGGCCGGGTGGAGCCCGACGCGCCCACGGGGGTCTCGGTGCGCTGGTCCGGCCCGGAGTGGCTGGTGGGGCGCAACACCTTCGCCGCCTCGTGGCTGGTGCTGGGCCTGGTGCGCGCCATCGCGGCGGATCCCGAGGTGGCGCCCTGGCTCGTCCTGCGCCGCAAGTCCTTCGCCACGCTGCCCCCGCGCAAGGGGCCGGCACCCCCGGCGGCGAGCGCGGAGGATGTGCTCCCGAGGCTGATGGAGGCGGTGGATGGGACGCGGCCCCTGTCGGCCCTGCGCGAGGCGCTCGGGGTGGAGTGGCCGCTGCTGCTCGAGTGCGTCCGCTTCGGACTCCAACGCAACCTGTTCACCCATCAGCTCGAGGTGCCCGCGGCCTCGCACCACCCGCTGGAGGATCTGGCCGAGCGTCTCGCCGGCATCCCCGGTCAGGTGGCGCGCGACCATCTGCGAGCGCTGGAGGGCCTGCTGCGATTGATGGCCCGCTACGGCGCGGCGGACGCGGCGGGCAAGATGGCGCTCAACGAGGAGCTGGCGAAGCGCGCCCGGGAGCGCTGGAGCGTGGCGCCACCGGCTCCGGGGTCGAGCGGAGACAGTCACAACTTCTACCAGGACCGTTTGCCGATGCGGGAGGAGTGCGGCGGAGACCTGCGCCTCACGGTGGGTGGCGAGCGTGCACGGGAGCTGACGCGGAAGCTGGAGCCGGCGCTCGGGCTGATGGGCGAGGCGGCGCTGCGCACGCGCGAGGCGGCTCGCGCGGCCGTGGCGGCCCTGGTGGGGGCTCGCACGGTGCCGTTCTGGAAGGTGGTGGCGGCGTATGGAGACCGGCCGCTGCCCTATGACACCACGGTGGCCGAGGCGCTCGCGGCGGCGATCCCCGACCCGGCGGCCTCCCGCGTGGAGTTGGAGCCGTCGGTGCTCCCCACGCCTCGCGAGGACGCGCACCTGCCGATCGTCACGTCGATCGATCTGCTCATCGGAGCCTCGGACGTGGAGGCCTGGAGCCGGGGCGACTACGAGCTGGTGGTGGGGGACGTGCACGACACGGCCCTGGTGTGGGGCTGGGCGCTGCAGTTCCACGAGGAGCGGAGGCGGGTGGAGAGCGAGATGGTGCGAGCGCTCGGCGCGCTGCGGCGGCCGATGCCGTTCGTCACCGTGCTGGCCTCGAGGCGCACCGGACTGCTGCCCGCGGAGTTCCCCGGGCCCGTGGTCGAGCTGGGGGGCGTGAGCGCCCGGGCCTCGGCGTGGCGGCTGCCCTTCGATGACCTCCTGGTGGAGAGCGACGGGCGCACGGCGCGGCTGCTGTCCACGCGGCTGGGCTCGGAGGTGTGCCTCTACAACGGGGAGATGGAGAGCCTGGTGCAGACGGCCTTCGCCCTGCCGCGCATCCGTCCCCTGCGAGTCTCCCTGGGTTCGCACACGCCCCGCGTGGTGCTGGGGGGCGCGGTGCTTCAACGTGAACAGTGGCGGCTGGAGGCGGAAGACCGGGACGCGCTCCTGGCGTGCAAGGATGACCGGGCCCGGCTCCAGACGGCGGTGGGCATCTGGGCGCGGAGGGGGCTGCCGGACCACGTGTTCGCGAAGTTTCCGGGAGAGCGCAAGCCGGTGCTCATCGACGTGCGGAGTCCGGCGTTGCTGCGCGTCTTCGTCAACCTGCTCGAACAGAAGGGAGAGGTCATGGTGTCGGAAATGCTTCCCACGCCTGGACAGCTCTGGCTGGGCGCTGCCGGCGGGCGGCACACGGCGGAGCTGCGCTGCTGCTTCCTCTGGGGCGCGGAGGTGCGCGAATGA